A stretch of DNA from Candidatus Cetobacterium colombiensis:
TAAAAAAACTAAGTAAAGAGTTTATAAAAAAATTTATATTTTTTAATTATTTATAAATTAAATATACTAATAAAAAATACTTAAATAAACCATAAATAAACTTTTTTTCGGTTTATTTTTTTTAAAAATTTAAAAGAAAAAAAGAAAAAAATATTTTTAAAATTTATATTTAAAAGTGAACTTGTTGACAAAATATTAATAGATGAGGTATATAACACTAATAGTAAAACTACACAAAATATTTTTTAGGAGGAATTATTATGTCAAAAGGATTTGCACCAGAACCATATAAAATAAAAATGGTTGAAAATATGGCTATTATGACTAAAGAAGAGAGAAAAGAGGCTATTGAAAGAGCTGGATATAATACTTTTTTATTAAAATCAGATGAATGTTATATGGGGTCCCGTCCATGCCCGTCAACCTAAGAAAAGAAGTTTAGTTCCTTGTATGATATAATTAAGCTAATATAACAACAAAGGACGGGACTCAAATTGGTAGATAACAAATTTAAATACTTAATAAAAGGATTAAAAAATGTATTCAATATTGATGAAATAAATAAAATTGCTAAAGAATCAAAATTTATGCAGCGAAAAAGCAGTATAAAACCTGAAGATTTTTTAATTTTTAACACCCTACATGGAGAAGATCTTTGTAAAACTCCACTATCTCAATTAGCTTCTAGATACGATGCAATATTTGATAAACAAGTTTCTAAACAAGCTATAGATAAACGATTTAATAAATTTTCAGTAGATTTCATGATGACCATTTTCAATAAAATTATGTATACTCAAAATAACATTTTAAAAGACTTGGAGAGTACTTTAAATTTACATTTTGAAAGAGTTATCATTAATGATTCTACTGGATTTGCTTTACCTAAAGAATATGCAGATAAGTTTCCTGGAGCTGGTGGTTCTGGTTCGTCCGCTGCGATAAAAATACAACTTCAATATGAACTATTAACTGGATCATTCATGAAAATGGATATTTTTCCTGGAACAAAAGCAGATGCTACATATTTAGAGTCTATGGAAAAGGAAAATAAAAAAAATGATTTAAAACTAGCAGACTTAGGATATCTTAAAATTGATTATCTAAAAAAATTACAAAAAAGTGGAGCTTCATTTATCTCTAAAGTTAAAAGTAATACAGCTTTGTATATAAAAAATAAAAAACCTGAAAGATATAAAACTGGTGGAATAAAAAAATCAAGCAGATATATAAAATTAGATATTTTGGAGCTTTCAAAACCCTTGATAGAAGGAGAAACTATTGAATTAAAAGATGTTTATGTTGGTTCTAAAAAAGAATTTAGAAGTCGTTTAATTGTAACGAAGCTAACAGAAGAGAATAAAAATAAAAGAGAGATTGCACATAAAGAAAATATTAGAAAGAAATGTCAGGTATTTAAGCAAGGACGGATGGATTTTAATAGTGTAAATGCTTACATATCTAATGTTAGTGATAAAATTCTTGATAGTACTCAAATTCATGAATTGTATACTTTAAGATGGCAAATAGAGATAATGTTTAAAATTTGGAAATCAATTTTTAAAATAAATGAA
This window harbors:
- a CDS encoding IS4 family transposase: MVDNKFKYLIKGLKNVFNIDEINKIAKESKFMQRKSSIKPEDFLIFNTLHGEDLCKTPLSQLASRYDAIFDKQVSKQAIDKRFNKFSVDFMMTIFNKIMYTQNNILKDLESTLNLHFERVIINDSTGFALPKEYADKFPGAGGSGSSAAIKIQLQYELLTGSFMKMDIFPGTKADATYLESMEKENKKNDLKLADLGYLKIDYLKKLQKSGASFISKVKSNTALYIKNKKPERYKTGGIKKSSRYIKLDILELSKPLIEGETIELKDVYVGSKKEFRSRLIVTKLTEENKNKREIAHKENIRKKCQVFKQGRMDFNSVNAYISNVSDKILDSTQIHELYTLRWQIEIMFKIWKSIFKINEVKKVKIERFKCFLYGRLIALLLSSSIVFTAKNIILEEINQEISEIKSFGSIFQYLPKLASVIFKTETHLLQFFKKVFLNFKRFCLKSSKNNKKIPIDILKIIKLDLLKIEKIAS